A region from the Arthrobacter gengyunqii genome encodes:
- the dnaB gene encoding replicative DNA helicase, which translates to MSLTHTDSPASSSGSDFTRTPPQDLVAEQSVLGGMMLSKDAIADVVEVLRGIDFYRPAHESIFEAIIDLYGRGEPADAVTVSDELTKRGEIGRIGGPAYLHALIQSVPTAANAGFYAEIVRERAVLRRLVDAGTKIVQLGYSSDGMEVDDIVNAAQAEVYAVAERRTAEDYVPLKDIIEGTVDEIESAGHRGEGMTGVPTGFYELDELTQGLHPGQMIVIAARPAVGKSTFALDFARSAAIKNNMTTVFFSLEMGRNEIAMRLLSAEATIGLQDLRKGTIKDEQWGKIATTMGRMNDAPLFIDDSPNMSLMEIRAKCRRLKQRHDLKLVVLDYLQLMSSGKKVESRQQEVSEFSRALKLLAKELEVPVIALSQLNRGSEQRTDKKPMVSDLRESGSIEQDADMVILLHREDIYDKESPRAGEADVIVAKHRNGPTKTIVVGFQGHYSRFSNMAVEGGSGF; encoded by the coding sequence GTGTCGCTCACGCATACTGACTCACCGGCATCGAGCTCGGGCTCCGACTTCACGCGGACACCCCCGCAGGACCTGGTTGCCGAGCAGTCGGTCCTGGGCGGCATGATGCTTTCCAAGGACGCCATCGCCGACGTCGTCGAGGTCCTGCGCGGCATCGACTTCTACCGCCCCGCGCACGAGTCAATTTTCGAAGCCATTATTGACCTGTACGGCCGCGGCGAGCCTGCGGACGCCGTCACGGTCTCTGATGAGCTCACCAAGCGCGGTGAAATCGGCCGCATCGGCGGCCCCGCCTACCTGCACGCCCTGATCCAGTCGGTTCCCACCGCTGCCAATGCAGGTTTTTATGCAGAGATTGTCCGGGAACGCGCCGTCCTGCGCCGCCTCGTGGACGCCGGTACCAAGATTGTCCAGCTCGGTTACTCGAGCGACGGCATGGAAGTCGATGACATCGTCAATGCGGCCCAGGCCGAGGTGTACGCCGTGGCGGAGCGCCGCACTGCCGAGGACTACGTTCCGCTCAAGGACATCATCGAAGGAACGGTGGACGAGATCGAGTCCGCCGGCCACCGGGGCGAAGGCATGACCGGTGTGCCCACCGGGTTCTACGAACTCGACGAACTCACCCAGGGCCTGCACCCCGGACAGATGATCGTCATTGCTGCCCGTCCCGCCGTCGGTAAGTCCACGTTCGCGCTGGACTTCGCCCGCTCCGCGGCGATCAAGAACAACATGACCACCGTCTTCTTCTCGCTGGAAATGGGCCGCAACGAGATTGCCATGCGCCTGCTTTCCGCGGAGGCAACCATCGGGCTGCAGGACCTGCGAAAGGGAACCATTAAGGACGAGCAGTGGGGCAAGATCGCCACCACCATGGGCCGGATGAATGACGCCCCGCTCTTCATCGATGACAGCCCGAACATGTCCCTGATGGAAATACGGGCCAAGTGTCGGCGGCTGAAGCAGCGCCACGATCTCAAGCTCGTGGTGCTGGATTACCTGCAGCTGATGTCCTCGGGCAAAAAGGTGGAGTCCCGGCAGCAGGAAGTTTCGGAGTTCTCCCGTGCGCTGAAGCTGCTGGCCAAGGAGCTCGAGGTGCCGGTGATTGCCCTCTCGCAGCTGAACCGAGGCTCTGAACAGCGCACCGACAAAAAGCCCATGGTGTCCGACCTTCGTGAATCCGGCTCCATTGAGCAGGACGCCGACATGGTCATCCTGCTGCACCGCGAAGACATCTATGACAAAGAATCCCCGCGTGCCGGCGAAGCGGACGTCATTGTTGCCAAGCACCGTAACGGTCCCACCAAAACCATCGTGGTGGGCTTCCAGGGCCACTACTCCCGCTTCTCCAACATGGCAGTGGAGGGCGGCTCCGGCTTCTAG
- the rplI gene encoding 50S ribosomal protein L9 yields the protein MAKLILTHEVTGLGAAGDVIEVKDGYARNFLLPRGFALTWTKGGEKQVESIKAARAAREHASLEDAQKQAAALSAKPVTLTVKAGESGRLFGTVKAADVAAAVEAAGLGTIDKRKVELPTHIKSVGSFQANVRLHDDVAAVIDLNVVAS from the coding sequence ATGGCAAAGCTCATTCTGACCCACGAAGTAACCGGTCTCGGCGCTGCCGGCGACGTCATCGAGGTAAAGGACGGTTACGCACGTAACTTCCTGCTGCCCCGTGGCTTCGCTCTGACCTGGACCAAGGGTGGCGAGAAGCAGGTTGAGTCCATCAAGGCTGCCCGCGCTGCCCGCGAGCACGCTTCCTTGGAAGATGCTCAGAAGCAGGCCGCTGCACTCTCCGCCAAGCCGGTCACTCTGACCGTCAAGGCCGGCGAGTCCGGACGCCTCTTCGGCACGGTCAAGGCCGCCGACGTTGCCGCTGCTGTTGAGGCCGCCGGCCTCGGCACCATCGACAAGCGCAAGGTTGAACTGCCGACTCACATCAAGTCGGTTGGCTCCTTCCAGGCCAACGTCCGTCTGCACGACGACGTTGCTGCTGTCATCGACCTCAACGTCGTAGCCAGCTAG
- the rpsR gene encoding 30S ribosomal protein S18 encodes MAKAELRKPKPKSNPLKAADITVIDYKDVALLRKFISDRGKIRARRVTGVTVQEQRKIAQAIKNAREVALLPYSGAGRG; translated from the coding sequence ATGGCTAAGGCTGAACTTCGCAAGCCCAAACCAAAGTCCAATCCCTTGAAGGCCGCTGACATCACTGTCATCGACTACAAGGACGTAGCATTGCTGCGCAAGTTCATTTCCGACCGCGGAAAGATCCGCGCCCGTCGCGTAACTGGCGTAACCGTGCAGGAACAGCGCAAAATTGCACAGGCAATCAAGAATGCCCGTGAAGTTGCTCTCCTGCCGTACTCCGGCGCTGGCCGCGGCTAA
- a CDS encoding single-stranded DNA-binding protein, with protein sequence MAGETTITVVGNLTNDPELRFTPSGSAVANFTIASTPRTFDRTSNDWKDGETLFLRASVWREAAENVAESLTKGTRVVCQGRLKSRSYETKEGEKRTVMELEVDEIGPSLRYASAKVTRTQRSGGGGGGFGGNSGNSGNSGFGGNSNPAWGGGQQQPQAAPADDPWGAPAGGGNAGGWGNGPDSNDPPF encoded by the coding sequence ATGGCAGGCGAGACAACTATTACCGTCGTCGGCAACCTAACGAATGATCCGGAACTCCGGTTCACGCCGTCAGGTTCGGCAGTGGCCAACTTCACCATTGCCTCGACTCCGCGGACTTTCGACCGCACGTCAAATGACTGGAAGGACGGCGAAACGCTGTTCCTCCGTGCATCTGTCTGGCGCGAAGCTGCAGAGAACGTGGCCGAATCCCTGACCAAGGGGACGCGTGTTGTTTGCCAGGGCCGCCTGAAGTCGCGTTCGTACGAAACCAAAGAAGGCGAAAAGCGCACCGTAATGGAGCTTGAGGTCGACGAGATCGGCCCCTCGCTTCGGTATGCTTCCGCGAAGGTCACCCGCACCCAGCGCTCCGGCGGCGGTGGCGGCGGCTTTGGCGGCAACAGCGGAAACTCCGGAAACAGCGGCTTCGGCGGCAATTCCAACCCCGCATGGGGCGGCGGCCAGCAGCAGCCACAGGCTGCGCCGGCTGACGATCCCTGGGGTGCTCCTGCAGGCGGCGGAAACGCCGGCGGCTGGGGCAACGGACCGGATTCCAACGATCCTCCCTTCTAA
- the rpsF gene encoding 30S ribosomal protein S6 gives MRAYELMVIIDPEVEERTVEPSLDKFLNVVRNDGGTVDKVDIWGRRRLAYEIQKKTEGIYAVVNFTATPAAAAELDRQLSLNETIMRTKIIRPEEQKISKKDAKKAAKAEAAKVSAE, from the coding sequence ATGCGTGCTTATGAACTGATGGTTATCATCGACCCCGAGGTAGAAGAGCGTACAGTCGAGCCTTCGCTCGACAAGTTCCTCAATGTTGTCCGCAACGACGGTGGAACCGTCGACAAGGTGGACATCTGGGGCCGTCGCCGCCTCGCCTACGAAATCCAGAAGAAGACTGAAGGCATCTACGCAGTGGTTAACTTCACCGCGACGCCTGCAGCTGCTGCTGAGCTTGACCGCCAGCTCAGCCTGAACGAGACCATCATGCGCACCAAGATCATCCGCCCGGAAGAGCAGAAGATCTCGAAGAAGGATGCCAAGAAGGCCGCAAAGGCTGAAGCTGCAAAGGTTTCCGCAGAGTAA
- a CDS encoding M18 family aminopeptidase: MSDALDHIHDLGAFVSASPSSFHAAREGARRLAAAGFTELGEDRQWPADPGKYVVVRDGAFIAWIVPEGAGTGTGFSILGTHTDSPSFKLKPRPTTGKFGWLQAGVEVYGGPLLNSWLDRELQLAGRMVTLDGEERLVETGPLMRFPQLAIHLDRAVNEGLKLDKQQHMNPVWGLGDPSAADLVGLLAAKAGLNPEDIGGYDIVAADTQEPRTFGAENEFFASGRLDNLSSVHAGLAALIDAAEQKTDGSIAVLAAFDHEEVGSGSRSGAAGPFLEDVLNRITAGLGGSEADRQQAFAASFCISADAGHAVHPNYAERHDPANHPVLNGGPLLKINANQRYTTDAPGAARWAKLCLDAGIPYQEFVSHNSMPCGSTIGPLTATRLGIRTVDVGIPLLSMHSAREMAGVQDPFHLAKVSEVFFIR, encoded by the coding sequence ATGTCTGATGCATTGGATCACATCCACGACCTTGGCGCCTTTGTCAGTGCCTCCCCCTCCAGCTTCCACGCAGCGCGGGAGGGTGCACGCCGCCTCGCTGCCGCCGGGTTCACGGAGCTCGGCGAAGACCGGCAATGGCCCGCCGACCCGGGAAAGTACGTCGTGGTGCGGGACGGAGCCTTCATCGCCTGGATCGTTCCCGAAGGTGCCGGCACCGGAACGGGCTTCTCTATCCTGGGCACCCACACGGATTCGCCCTCCTTCAAGCTCAAGCCCCGCCCCACCACTGGAAAGTTTGGCTGGCTGCAGGCCGGCGTGGAGGTGTACGGAGGACCGCTGCTGAACTCCTGGCTGGACCGTGAACTCCAGCTGGCCGGGCGCATGGTCACTCTGGACGGTGAGGAGCGGCTGGTGGAAACGGGTCCGCTGATGCGGTTCCCGCAGCTGGCCATCCACCTGGACCGCGCAGTGAACGAGGGCCTGAAACTGGATAAGCAGCAGCATATGAACCCGGTCTGGGGCCTGGGGGACCCCTCGGCCGCGGACCTGGTGGGCCTGTTGGCCGCCAAGGCTGGCCTGAACCCGGAGGATATCGGCGGCTACGACATCGTGGCGGCAGACACCCAGGAGCCGCGGACCTTTGGTGCGGAGAATGAGTTCTTCGCCTCGGGGCGGCTGGACAACCTGTCCTCGGTCCACGCCGGTCTTGCCGCGCTGATTGACGCCGCAGAGCAGAAGACGGATGGCTCCATCGCCGTGCTGGCTGCTTTCGACCACGAAGAAGTGGGCAGCGGGAGCCGGTCAGGTGCCGCAGGTCCGTTCCTGGAAGACGTGCTGAACCGGATCACTGCCGGGCTGGGCGGATCAGAAGCGGACCGGCAGCAAGCCTTTGCGGCGTCCTTCTGCATCTCCGCCGACGCCGGCCACGCGGTGCACCCCAACTATGCTGAACGCCATGATCCGGCCAACCACCCGGTGCTCAACGGCGGACCGCTGCTGAAAATCAATGCCAACCAGCGCTACACCACGGACGCACCCGGGGCGGCCCGCTGGGCGAAGCTCTGCCTCGACGCCGGAATCCCGTACCAGGAATTCGTGTCCCACAATTCCATGCCCTGCGGGTCCACCATCGGGCCGCTGACCGCCACCCGTCTGGGCATCCGCACGGTCGACGTCGGTATACCGCTGCTGTCCATGCATTCGGCCCGTGAGATGGCCGGCGTACAGGACCCGTTCCATCTGGCGAAGGTAAGTGAAGTGTTCTTTATCCGCTGA
- a CDS encoding ABC transporter permease, with product MSIQTAPTPAPAPARSRDGSGLSFARILRSEWIKVTTVPSTVILLAITLVVMVGLSALYAWQLAVSVDFMADASPEMQGQMGGSMDMLREQALMAPASGYIFGQLLIASLAVVLIASEWGTGMIRSTMVAVPARIPALLAKNLVIALIAFVLGAGAAFISYFIAQPILAAESMEFALTDDGVLRSVLNTGTYLAFIAVISMGIGTLLRNTAGGVVTAIGLFFVFPVIIVNLIQGLADWIPDAARFLPTNAGDRMLLIPADEAGQLTALEGGLVMAAWAVALLIISLFVAKRSDV from the coding sequence ATGAGCATCCAAACAGCACCAACACCGGCTCCGGCTCCGGCTCGAAGCCGGGACGGCTCGGGCCTGAGCTTCGCGCGGATCCTGCGCTCGGAGTGGATCAAGGTCACCACCGTGCCGTCCACCGTGATCCTCCTGGCCATCACGCTCGTTGTCATGGTGGGGCTCAGCGCCCTTTATGCGTGGCAGTTAGCAGTGTCCGTTGACTTCATGGCGGACGCTTCTCCGGAAATGCAGGGCCAGATGGGCGGCAGTATGGACATGCTCCGGGAGCAGGCGCTGATGGCACCGGCCAGTGGCTATATCTTCGGCCAGCTGCTGATTGCCTCTCTGGCGGTTGTCCTGATCGCCTCTGAGTGGGGCACCGGCATGATCCGGTCCACCATGGTGGCCGTTCCCGCCCGCATTCCGGCCCTGCTGGCCAAGAACCTCGTGATTGCCCTCATCGCCTTTGTCCTGGGTGCCGGCGCGGCATTTATCTCCTACTTCATTGCCCAGCCAATCCTCGCCGCGGAAAGCATGGAGTTTGCCCTGACCGACGACGGAGTGCTGCGCTCTGTCCTGAACACCGGAACCTATCTGGCGTTCATCGCCGTGATCTCCATGGGGATCGGCACGCTCCTGCGCAACACTGCCGGCGGCGTGGTGACGGCCATTGGACTGTTCTTCGTCTTTCCCGTGATCATCGTGAACCTCATTCAGGGGCTGGCCGATTGGATTCCTGACGCCGCCCGCTTCCTGCCCACCAACGCCGGGGATCGGATGCTTTTGATTCCAGCTGATGAAGCCGGGCAGCTCACCGCCCTCGAAGGCGGCCTGGTCATGGCGGCCTGGGCTGTGGCGCTGCTGATCATCTCCCTGTTCGTGGCCAAACGCAGCGACGTCTAG
- a CDS encoding ATP-binding cassette domain-containing protein, with translation MIEAQGLSKRYGTKTAVDTVSFTVQPGKVTGFLGPNGAGKSTTMRMIVGLDRPTGGAVTVNGKPYRQHKAPLHEVGALLDAKAVHTKRSAYNHLRALAATHGISNKRVIEVIELTGLGPVAKRRVGGFSLGMGQRLGIAVALLGDPQTLIFDEPVNGLDPEGVLWVRNLAKGLAAEGRTVFLSSHLMSEMAVTADHLIVIGRGRIIADAPITEIIAGQDKIRTLVRTDQPDELRRELENRETTFTQLEPDLMEITGRDPRSIAEAALARQILIYELTPRQSSLEEAYMELTRDQVEYQSQAIEQPQSPAPAAEATLISGGGK, from the coding sequence ATGATCGAGGCACAAGGCCTCTCGAAACGTTACGGCACCAAAACTGCCGTCGACACCGTTTCCTTTACCGTCCAGCCGGGCAAGGTCACCGGCTTTCTCGGCCCGAACGGCGCCGGAAAATCCACCACCATGCGCATGATCGTGGGCCTGGACCGTCCCACCGGCGGCGCCGTCACCGTCAACGGCAAACCCTATCGGCAGCACAAGGCACCCCTGCACGAAGTCGGTGCCCTGCTGGATGCAAAGGCCGTGCACACCAAGCGCTCGGCGTACAACCACCTGCGCGCCCTGGCCGCTACCCACGGGATTTCCAACAAGCGGGTTATCGAAGTCATTGAACTGACCGGGCTTGGCCCGGTGGCCAAGAGGCGGGTGGGCGGCTTCTCACTGGGCATGGGGCAGCGGCTGGGCATCGCCGTCGCGCTGCTGGGTGACCCCCAGACACTGATCTTTGACGAGCCGGTCAACGGATTGGACCCGGAGGGTGTCCTCTGGGTCCGCAACCTGGCCAAGGGCCTGGCTGCGGAAGGACGCACGGTCTTCCTCTCCTCGCACCTGATGAGTGAAATGGCCGTCACCGCGGATCACCTGATCGTTATTGGCCGCGGAAGGATCATTGCCGACGCTCCGATCACCGAGATCATCGCCGGGCAGGACAAAATCCGCACGCTGGTGCGCACCGACCAGCCGGACGAGCTGCGCCGTGAACTGGAGAACCGGGAAACCACGTTCACACAGCTGGAACCGGACCTGATGGAGATCACCGGCCGGGACCCGCGCAGCATCGCCGAGGCCGCCCTGGCCCGGCAAATCCTGATCTATGAGCTGACACCCCGCCAGTCCTCCCTCGAAGAGGCGTACATGGAACTGACCCGGGACCAGGTCGAATATCAGTCACAGGCCATCGAGCAGCCACAGTCCCCGGCGCCCGCAGCAGAGGCCACTTTGATCAGCGGCGGAGGAAAGTAA
- a CDS encoding ABC transporter permease subunit, translated as MSTAATAARSPRSSGPGRITFARVLHSELIKTATVPSTVILLAVSFAVMVGLGALVAWGTVQLVNDPAAGPPEGFGTSAQSLAYDIPASGLPFGQLLIAALAVVLIGSEYTTGMIRTTMVAVPTRTPALLAKTLVITLIAFVLGIAAAFVTYLVAQPILSGSDLDFGLDAEGVLPSIINTGTVLALIAVMGVAIGALLRSTAGGVVTLVGALFVLPIILGLLSGLADWVEDAARFLPSNAATALVATQVQPDQFNQAEGGLILAGWAVVLLAAAVVVLKKRDV; from the coding sequence ATGAGCACAGCAGCAACGGCCGCACGGAGTCCCCGGAGTTCCGGCCCCGGACGGATCACGTTTGCGCGGGTGCTGCACTCCGAGCTGATCAAGACCGCCACGGTCCCCTCCACCGTTATCCTGCTGGCGGTGAGCTTCGCAGTGATGGTTGGCCTGGGCGCCCTGGTCGCCTGGGGCACGGTCCAACTGGTGAATGATCCGGCGGCCGGACCGCCCGAGGGATTCGGAACTTCGGCACAGAGTCTGGCCTATGACATTCCGGCGTCCGGGCTGCCGTTCGGCCAGCTGCTGATCGCCGCCCTGGCCGTGGTGCTGATTGGATCGGAGTACACCACCGGCATGATCCGCACCACAATGGTGGCAGTGCCCACCCGCACTCCCGCGCTGCTGGCCAAGACCCTGGTGATCACCCTCATTGCCTTCGTTCTCGGCATTGCGGCAGCCTTCGTCACCTATCTGGTAGCTCAGCCGATCCTGTCCGGATCCGACCTGGACTTCGGGCTGGACGCCGAGGGGGTGCTGCCCTCCATCATCAACACCGGAACGGTGCTGGCCCTGATCGCCGTCATGGGCGTGGCCATCGGTGCCCTGCTGCGCAGCACCGCCGGGGGAGTGGTGACCCTCGTCGGCGCACTCTTTGTCCTGCCCATCATCCTCGGACTGCTCTCCGGCCTCGCCGATTGGGTGGAAGACGCGGCCCGGTTCCTACCCAGCAACGCCGCCACGGCCCTGGTGGCCACACAGGTCCAGCCGGACCAGTTCAACCAGGCGGAAGGCGGCCTGATCCTCGCCGGCTGGGCGGTCGTTCTCCTGGCCGCCGCCGTCGTCGTCCTCAAAAAACGGGACGTCTGA
- a CDS encoding ABC transporter ATP-binding protein, with protein MIEARELAKRFGNKTAVDGITFSVQPGRVTGFLGPNGAGKSTTMRMIVGLDLPTGGSVTVNGKPYARHRSPLHEVGALLEAKAVHPKRTAYNHLRAMAATEGIPTSRVNEVIELTGLGSAARKRVGGFSMGMGQRLGIAAALLGDPQTLILDEPVNGLDPEGVKWVRYLVRGLAAEGRTIFISSHLMSEMAVTADHLIVIGRGRILADAPIDEVIAGSTRESILVRTDDADALTAAVGSAGVEVHRQAEDQLEILGLTTRSIAEAALSRGILITELTPQQVSLEDAYMELTGGEVEYQSQQRTAPYLPAGEGQQP; from the coding sequence ATGATTGAGGCACGCGAACTCGCCAAGCGCTTTGGGAACAAGACCGCCGTCGACGGCATCACCTTTTCGGTCCAGCCGGGAAGGGTCACCGGATTCCTTGGACCCAACGGTGCCGGGAAATCCACCACCATGAGGATGATTGTCGGCCTGGACCTGCCCACCGGCGGCTCGGTGACCGTCAACGGGAAACCGTATGCCAGGCACCGGTCGCCGCTGCATGAGGTGGGCGCCCTGCTGGAGGCAAAGGCAGTCCACCCCAAGCGCACCGCCTACAACCATCTGCGGGCGATGGCCGCCACCGAGGGCATCCCCACTTCACGGGTCAACGAGGTCATTGAACTCACCGGCCTCGGATCTGCGGCCAGGAAACGGGTTGGCGGGTTCTCGATGGGCATGGGACAGCGGCTGGGCATTGCGGCGGCGCTGCTGGGGGACCCGCAAACCCTGATCCTGGATGAACCGGTTAACGGACTGGATCCGGAAGGCGTGAAATGGGTGCGCTACCTGGTCCGGGGCTTGGCCGCCGAAGGCCGCACGATTTTCATCTCCTCTCATCTGATGAGCGAAATGGCGGTGACCGCAGACCATCTGATCGTGATTGGCCGCGGGAGGATCCTGGCCGATGCTCCCATCGACGAGGTGATTGCCGGCAGTACCCGGGAGAGCATTTTGGTGCGCACCGATGACGCCGATGCGTTGACGGCCGCCGTGGGGTCGGCGGGAGTGGAAGTGCACAGGCAGGCCGAGGACCAGTTGGAGATCCTGGGCCTGACTACCCGCAGCATTGCGGAAGCGGCGCTTTCCCGGGGAATCCTCATTACCGAGCTCACCCCGCAGCAGGTCTCCCTGGAGGACGCCTACATGGAGCTGACCGGCGGCGAGGTTGAGTACCAGTCACAGCAGAGGACCGCACCCTATCTGCCGGCCGGAGAAGGACAACAGCCATGA
- a CDS encoding ABC transporter permease: MSAATTRLPAAAGRGTSAAANWAGDGWTVTKRNLIKIKRSPDMIIFAVLQPVMFVLLFSQVYGGSISVAGTDYTQYLMAGIFAQTVVFGSTFSGAAMAQDLKEGIIDRFRTLPMSPSAVLIGRTNSDLALNGISVLIMMGTGLLVGWRVNTSFPSFLSAVGLLLLFSYSFSWVMALLGMAVRTPETINNASFMILFPITFISNAFVQSSTLPTPLRIFADWNPVSALVQAVRELFGNLGTTPVPDTWPMQHAVATVLIGSAVMLLIFVPLAVRKFESVSSR; encoded by the coding sequence ATGAGTGCGGCAACAACCCGGCTTCCCGCCGCGGCGGGCCGCGGCACCTCAGCCGCAGCCAACTGGGCCGGGGACGGATGGACGGTCACCAAGCGCAACCTGATCAAGATCAAGCGGTCTCCCGACATGATCATCTTCGCCGTCCTGCAGCCGGTGATGTTTGTTTTGTTGTTCAGCCAGGTCTACGGCGGATCCATCAGCGTCGCCGGGACCGACTACACGCAGTACCTGATGGCCGGAATCTTTGCCCAGACCGTGGTGTTCGGCTCCACCTTCTCCGGCGCCGCCATGGCCCAAGACCTCAAGGAAGGCATTATTGACCGGTTCCGCACCCTGCCCATGAGCCCGTCCGCGGTGTTGATCGGCCGGACCAACTCTGACCTGGCACTCAACGGGATTTCCGTGCTGATCATGATGGGCACAGGGCTGCTGGTGGGCTGGCGGGTCAACACGTCCTTCCCGTCCTTCCTGTCTGCGGTGGGACTCCTGCTGCTCTTCTCTTACTCCTTCAGCTGGGTCATGGCCCTTCTCGGCATGGCCGTCCGCACCCCGGAAACCATCAACAATGCCTCCTTCATGATCCTGTTTCCGATCACCTTTATTTCCAATGCCTTCGTGCAGAGTTCCACGCTGCCCACGCCGCTGCGCATCTTCGCGGACTGGAACCCCGTCTCAGCCCTGGTGCAGGCTGTGCGCGAGCTGTTTGGCAACCTTGGAACCACGCCGGTACCCGACACCTGGCCCATGCAGCACGCGGTGGCCACGGTTTTGATCGGATCGGCAGTGATGCTGCTCATTTTTGTTCCGCTTGCCGTGAGGAAGTTTGAGTCGGTGAGTTCCCGCTAG
- a CDS encoding ATP-binding cassette domain-containing protein: MSTSPPTPSGLPSPVPPLISAQGVTKVYSSKSGPVRALDGLNIAVPEGTVMALLGPNGAGKTTAVKVLTTLIKPDAGTLSIDGIDVLSEPKEVRRIIGVSGQYAAVDENLTGQENLRMVGRLYHLSAKEARTRAADLIDMFELTDAGNRPVKGYSGGMRRRLDLAGALVNSPRVLFLDEPTTGLDPRSRLALWQVIKDLVAAGTTLLLTTQYLEEADQLADSVAVIDHGVVIAEGTSDQLKSRIGGHSVAVALMDGNDAGAARAILARHGSAAPHTAEDGRTLEVAVQNGPASLQLVLTDLQSQDIGLHDAGIRRPTLDDVFLQLTGRPAEEVPDPAGTGAKHKEGARQ; this comes from the coding sequence ATGTCCACTTCCCCTCCGACTCCTTCGGGGCTGCCTTCCCCCGTCCCCCCGCTGATTTCGGCGCAGGGTGTCACCAAGGTCTATTCGTCCAAGTCAGGACCGGTCCGCGCACTGGACGGGCTGAACATTGCCGTGCCGGAAGGCACCGTCATGGCGCTGCTGGGTCCCAATGGTGCCGGAAAAACCACGGCCGTCAAGGTCCTCACCACCCTGATCAAACCCGATGCCGGGACGCTGAGCATCGACGGCATCGACGTGCTGTCCGAGCCCAAGGAAGTGCGGCGCATCATTGGCGTCTCAGGCCAATATGCCGCCGTTGATGAAAACCTCACCGGCCAGGAAAACCTGCGGATGGTGGGCCGGCTCTACCACCTGTCCGCCAAAGAGGCCCGGACACGGGCCGCGGATTTGATCGACATGTTCGAACTGACGGATGCCGGCAACCGGCCGGTGAAGGGCTATTCCGGCGGGATGCGCCGGCGGCTGGACCTGGCCGGCGCCCTGGTCAACAGTCCCCGGGTCCTGTTCCTGGATGAACCGACCACCGGCCTGGACCCGCGCAGCCGCCTGGCCCTGTGGCAGGTGATCAAGGACCTCGTTGCCGCCGGCACCACGCTGCTGCTGACCACGCAATACCTTGAAGAAGCGGACCAGCTTGCGGACTCCGTGGCCGTCATCGACCACGGCGTGGTGATAGCCGAGGGCACCTCGGACCAGCTGAAGTCCCGGATCGGCGGCCACAGCGTGGCGGTGGCGCTGATGGACGGGAATGACGCCGGCGCGGCGCGGGCCATTCTCGCCCGGCACGGATCCGCTGCACCGCACACCGCCGAGGACGGCCGGACCCTGGAAGTGGCGGTTCAGAACGGCCCGGCCTCCCTGCAACTCGTCCTCACCGATCTTCAGTCCCAGGACATCGGACTGCACGACGCCGGCATCCGGCGGCCCACCCTCGACGACGTGTTCCTTCAGCTGACCGGCCGGCCCGCCGAGGAAGTGCCGGATCCGGCAGGAACCGGAGCCAAGCACAAGGAAGGAGCGCGCCAATGA